From Campylobacter concisus, a single genomic window includes:
- the rplC gene encoding 50S ribosomal protein L3 yields MEYIVEKIGMSRTIATKSTPVTLLKLVEAKVCEIDENKRAIVAYAHTKANNKAIAGQQKKYNLTAEFNKFATLEVANSEVGNLDFTPLNEAKILKVSFNSKGRGYQGVVKRHGFGGGPKSHGSRFHRRHGSIGNCEWPGRVQPGMKMAGHMGNEKVTVKNELISFDAQNGIVVVKGCVPGHNGAMGKIRIVK; encoded by the coding sequence ATGGAATATATTGTAGAAAAAATAGGCATGAGTAGAACGATTGCCACGAAGAGTACGCCAGTTACACTACTTAAGCTAGTTGAGGCTAAAGTATGTGAGATCGACGAAAACAAACGTGCTATCGTAGCGTATGCCCACACTAAAGCAAACAACAAAGCTATCGCTGGTCAGCAAAAGAAATACAATCTGACTGCAGAATTTAACAAATTTGCTACGCTTGAAGTAGCTAATAGCGAAGTTGGAAACCTAGACTTTACACCATTAAACGAGGCTAAAATTTTAAAAGTTAGCTTTAACTCAAAAGGTAGAGGCTACCAAGGTGTGGTAAAAAGACATGGTTTCGGTGGTGGTCCAAAAAGCCACGGCTCACGTTTCCACAGACGCCACGGTTCAATTGGTAACTGCGAATGGCCAGGTCGTGTTCAACCAGGTATGAAAATGGCAGGACACATGGGTAATGAGAAAGTTACTGTTAAAAACGAGCTAATAAGCTTTGACGCTCAAAATGGCATCGTAGTTGTAAAAGGTTGCGTTCCTGGTCACAATGGTGCAATGGGTAAAATAAGGATTGTAAAATGA
- the rplP gene encoding 50S ribosomal protein L16, giving the protein MLMPKRTKFRKQMKGRNRGYATRGASLATGEFALKAVEAGRINSRQIEAARQALTRHVKRQAKIWIRVFPDKPLTKKPLQTRMGKGKAGVEEWVMNIKPGRIIFEMAGVSEELAREALTLALHKLPFKSKFVTRESENEIY; this is encoded by the coding sequence ATGTTGATGCCTAAAAGAACGAAATTTCGTAAGCAAATGAAAGGTCGCAACCGTGGTTATGCGACTCGTGGAGCATCTTTAGCAACTGGCGAATTTGCACTTAAAGCTGTTGAGGCTGGTAGAATAAATTCTCGCCAAATAGAAGCTGCTCGTCAAGCTCTAACTCGTCACGTAAAAAGACAGGCTAAAATTTGGATTAGGGTTTTCCCTGATAAGCCACTTACTAAAAAACCTCTACAAACTCGTATGGGTAAAGGTAAGGCTGGAGTTGAAGAGTGGGTTATGAATATCAAACCTGGTCGTATAATATTTGAAATGGCTGGTGTTAGCGAAGAGTTAGCTCGTGAAGCTCTAACTTTAGCTTTACACAAACTTCCTTTCAAATCAAAATTTGTAACGCGAGAGAGTGAAAATGAAATATACTGA
- a CDS encoding 50S ribosomal protein L23, whose protein sequence is MADITDIKTIIYTEKTLGLQEQGVVVIQTSPRVTKNSLKAVLQEYFGVTPVRVNSLRISGKVKRFRGRAGQRDEIKKFYVKLPEGVSLENTEA, encoded by the coding sequence ATGGCGGATATAACTGATATCAAAACAATTATTTATACAGAAAAAACTCTAGGCCTTCAAGAACAAGGCGTTGTTGTTATCCAAACTTCACCAAGAGTTACAAAAAACAGCTTAAAAGCGGTTTTGCAAGAGTATTTTGGAGTAACGCCTGTTCGCGTAAATTCACTTAGAATTAGCGGCAAGGTTAAGCGTTTTAGAGGAAGAGCAGGCCAACGTGACGAGATAAAGAAATTCTACGTTAAGTTACCTGAAGGCGTAAGCCTAGAAAATACGGAGGCGTAA
- the rpsS gene encoding 30S ribosomal protein S19, giving the protein MARSLKKGPFVDDHVMKKVIAAKNANDNKPIKTWSRRSTIVPEMIGLTFNVHNGKSFIPVYVTENHIGYKLGEFAPTRTFKGHKGSVQKKIGK; this is encoded by the coding sequence ATGGCAAGATCACTCAAAAAAGGTCCTTTCGTAGATGATCATGTAATGAAAAAAGTTATTGCCGCAAAAAATGCAAACGATAACAAACCAATCAAGACTTGGTCAAGACGTAGCACGATTGTACCTGAAATGATTGGACTAACATTTAACGTTCATAATGGCAAGAGCTTTATTCCTGTATATGTTACAGAAAATCATATAGGCTATAAACTTGGCGAATTTGCTCCAACACGCACATTTAAGGGTCACAAAGGCTCAGTGCAAAAGAAAATCGGCAAGTAA
- a CDS encoding ribonuclease HII — MAKICGIDEAGRGALAGPLSVAACVLNKEISGLNDSKKLTAKKREELFKEIIKSSNFLIIYFSNAQIDELGLSECLRRALKIFKVHFEGFEIIYDGNLDYGVGITTMIKADGKVAGVSAASILAKVSRDSLMKGWDKIYSKYGFAGHKGYGTKAHLDAIAKFGYSSLHRKSFVVKSFEKSLFD, encoded by the coding sequence ATGGCAAAAATTTGTGGCATAGATGAGGCTGGACGTGGGGCTTTAGCTGGGCCTTTAAGCGTAGCAGCCTGCGTGCTTAATAAAGAAATTTCAGGTCTAAACGACTCCAAAAAACTAACCGCAAAAAAGCGTGAGGAACTTTTTAAAGAGATTATAAAAAGCTCAAATTTTCTCATCATCTACTTCTCAAATGCGCAAATAGACGAACTTGGGCTAAGTGAGTGCTTAAGACGAGCGCTCAAAATTTTTAAGGTGCACTTTGAGGGTTTTGAGATCATTTATGATGGAAATTTAGACTATGGCGTTGGTATCACAACGATGATAAAAGCTGACGGCAAGGTCGCTGGGGTAAGCGCTGCTAGCATATTAGCAAAGGTTAGCCGCGATAGTTTAATGAAAGGCTGGGATAAAATTTACTCAAAGTATGGCTTTGCTGGGCACAAAGGATACGGCACAAAGGCACATCTAGATGCCATTGCTAAGTTTGGCTATTCAAGCCTTCATAGAAAAAGCTTTGTAGTAAAGTCTTTTGAAAAATCTCTATTTGACTAA
- the rpsC gene encoding 30S ribosomal protein S3 — protein sequence MGQKVNPIGLRLGINRNWESRWFPTKQSLPENIGEDYKIRAFLKKKLYYAGISQILIERTAKKLRVTVVAARPGIIIGKKGQDVENLKNEVSKLIGKEVNVNIKEERKAQASAQLAAENVAMQLEKRVAFRRAMKKVIQGAQKSGAKGIKISVAGRLGGAEMARTEWYLEGRVPLHTLRAKIDYGVAEAHTTYGNIGIKVWIFKGEVLQKGVQPEKTEEEAPKKTRRARRGK from the coding sequence ATGGGACAAAAAGTAAATCCAATAGGTCTTAGACTAGGAATTAACCGCAACTGGGAATCTAGATGGTTTCCAACCAAACAAAGTCTTCCTGAAAATATCGGTGAAGATTACAAAATTCGTGCATTTTTAAAGAAAAAACTTTACTATGCAGGAATCAGCCAAATTCTAATCGAAAGAACGGCTAAAAAACTTCGTGTAACCGTAGTTGCAGCTCGTCCTGGTATCATCATCGGCAAAAAAGGTCAAGATGTTGAAAACCTAAAGAACGAAGTTAGCAAACTTATCGGCAAAGAAGTAAATGTAAATATCAAAGAAGAAAGAAAAGCTCAAGCTTCAGCTCAACTTGCTGCTGAAAACGTAGCTATGCAACTTGAAAAGCGTGTCGCATTTAGACGTGCTATGAAAAAAGTTATCCAAGGTGCTCAAAAATCAGGCGCTAAAGGTATCAAAATTTCAGTTGCTGGTCGTTTAGGTGGCGCTGAGATGGCAAGAACCGAGTGGTATCTAGAAGGTCGCGTTCCGCTTCATACTCTTAGAGCAAAGATTGATTACGGTGTAGCTGAGGCTCATACGACTTATGGAAACATAGGTATTAAAGTATGGATTTTTAAAGGTGAGGTTCTTCAAAAAGGTGTTCAACCTGAGAAAACCGAAGAAGAAGCACCTAAGAAAACACGTAGAGCAAGAAGAGGTAAATAA
- the rpmC gene encoding 50S ribosomal protein L29 — protein sequence MKYTELKDKSVAELNALLKEKKVLLFTLRQKLKTMQLSNPNEISAVRKEIAQINTAISATRQGA from the coding sequence ATGAAATATACTGAGTTAAAAGATAAGAGCGTTGCAGAATTAAACGCGTTGCTAAAAGAGAAAAAGGTGCTTTTATTTACTTTAAGACAAAAGCTAAAAACTATGCAGTTAAGCAACCCTAATGAGATTAGTGCTGTTCGCAAAGAGATAGCTCAGATCAACACTGCAATTAGTGCAACAAGACAAGGGGCGTAA
- a CDS encoding Eco57I restriction-modification methylase domain-containing protein: MPIFNTKFLLTQEQDEEKLKKRYINLQMYQAKASDIKSFKEEKFQTQFLKDIFENCLGYTLDTTNPANFNLEREKKNETDGKKADGAILINGEVRCVIELKDQTTQHLDKTPSNRELSPIDQAFRYFISHENAKYVVVSNFNELRFYIGNKTTFEKFDLFTANFDEFKRLHLLLSFESISTDLPLKLKEKFATHEREISNKFYKDFSAFRLTLFKNICKNNTSIDKNRLLSLTQKLCDRFVFILFAEDRGLLRLRTIAEIKDKFQNQVTELSFYDFYKIYFKAIDEGSERLDIKRYNGGLFATDTELDTLKIDDSVLEAQFLSDYDFLSDIGVNILGHIFESSLNDLEELNAQINGNEFDAKQSKRKKDGIFYTPEFITEFIVENSLGTLCKAKKDELGLDLNELLAPKNPKKLTKAESEIKDKIYAYRKWLLSLKILDPACGSGAFLNQALEFLIAEHGALDTYRKVYEGEGLGLYDIESTILENNLYGVDINADAVEIARLSLWLRTAAKGRVLTDLSKNLIAANSLLEFPFDFKFDVVIGNPPYVRQEAIKEQKPALQKYKVYSGTADLFVYFYELGITHLKENGLLGFICSNKFFRASYGANLRKFILENTQITHIIDFAGVKVFEDASVDSAITIFKKIRAGENSKFNFLASSTINLKMQKFIQIPQSTLNETNFTFLDKSKFELKSKIEKVAKPLKDWGVNINYGVKTGLNEAFIIDSDTRDKILNNCFGEEREQTQKLIRPILRGRDIKRYDYEWAGLWLICTFPALKIDIENFPSLKGYLQTFLPYIAQSGETINGKKCRKKTSNKWFETQDNIAYYEEFEKEKILCARMVQSPKFAYDINNNIPDNTAYCITGENLKFLLAFLNSTAVYKIFNFFYAGGGLEGEIKINRLEILPIPQFTPQNENLANEIINLVDEILKANEKIKLYEKHMPTLSLDEKLEAKENIDALNDKIKASDEKIDKLVFELYELTSNEIALITGGGIDGIVKIYIYILQRGENEPIRALLQSAA, encoded by the coding sequence ATGCCGATCTTTAATACAAAATTCTTATTAACTCAAGAACAAGACGAGGAGAAGCTTAAAAAGCGTTATATAAATTTGCAAATGTATCAGGCAAAAGCTAGCGACATTAAGAGCTTCAAAGAAGAGAAATTTCAAACGCAGTTTCTAAAAGATATCTTTGAAAACTGCCTTGGCTACACTTTGGATACTACTAATCCTGCAAATTTCAATCTTGAACGTGAGAAAAAGAACGAAACTGACGGCAAAAAGGCAGACGGGGCGATACTGATAAATGGCGAAGTTAGATGCGTGATCGAGCTAAAAGATCAGACCACACAGCATCTTGATAAAACTCCGTCCAACCGCGAGCTTAGCCCAATAGATCAAGCCTTTCGCTATTTTATCTCGCATGAAAATGCCAAATATGTCGTTGTTTCAAATTTTAATGAACTGCGCTTTTACATCGGCAATAAGACAACATTTGAAAAATTTGACCTTTTTACAGCAAACTTTGACGAGTTTAAAAGACTTCATTTACTGCTTAGCTTTGAGAGCATTAGCACGGATCTGCCGCTAAAGCTAAAAGAAAAATTTGCCACTCACGAGCGTGAAATTTCAAACAAATTTTATAAAGACTTTAGCGCATTTAGACTTACGCTTTTCAAAAATATTTGCAAAAACAATACTAGCATTGATAAAAATAGGCTTTTAAGCCTAACTCAAAAACTATGTGATAGGTTTGTCTTTATACTATTTGCCGAAGACCGCGGACTACTAAGACTTCGCACGATAGCCGAGATAAAAGATAAATTTCAAAACCAAGTTACCGAGCTAAGCTTTTATGACTTTTACAAAATTTACTTTAAAGCCATCGATGAAGGCAGCGAACGTCTTGATATCAAACGCTACAATGGCGGACTTTTTGCCACAGATACTGAGCTTGATACACTAAAGATAGACGATAGCGTGCTTGAAGCGCAGTTTTTAAGTGACTATGACTTTTTAAGCGACATCGGTGTAAATATCCTAGGACATATCTTTGAAAGCTCACTAAACGACCTTGAAGAGCTAAATGCGCAAATAAATGGCAATGAATTTGATGCCAAACAGAGCAAACGCAAAAAAGATGGCATATTTTATACACCAGAGTTTATAACAGAATTTATCGTTGAAAATTCACTTGGTACGCTTTGTAAAGCCAAAAAAGATGAGCTAGGGCTTGATCTAAATGAGCTATTAGCACCAAAAAATCCCAAAAAATTAACCAAAGCAGAAAGTGAGATCAAAGACAAAATTTATGCTTACCGCAAGTGGCTCTTATCTCTTAAGATACTTGATCCAGCTTGCGGCTCTGGTGCGTTTTTAAACCAAGCTTTAGAATTTCTAATTGCCGAGCATGGCGCATTAGACACTTACCGCAAAGTATATGAGGGCGAGGGCTTGGGACTTTACGATATAGAAAGCACTATTTTAGAAAATAATCTTTACGGCGTAGATATAAATGCCGATGCGGTCGAGATCGCCAGACTATCTCTTTGGCTCCGCACAGCTGCAAAAGGACGAGTTTTGACAGATCTTAGTAAAAATTTGATAGCAGCAAACTCGCTTTTAGAATTTCCTTTTGACTTTAAATTTGATGTCGTTATCGGCAATCCTCCCTATGTCAGACAAGAGGCGATAAAAGAGCAAAAGCCAGCTCTACAAAAATATAAAGTTTATAGCGGCACGGCTGATTTGTTTGTCTATTTTTATGAGCTTGGCATTACGCATCTAAAAGAAAATGGACTTTTAGGTTTTATATGTTCAAATAAATTTTTCCGTGCCAGCTATGGTGCAAATTTGCGTAAATTTATACTAGAAAATACGCAAATAACACACATTATTGATTTTGCTGGGGTTAAAGTTTTTGAAGACGCGAGCGTAGATAGCGCGATTACTATTTTTAAAAAAATAAGAGCAGGTGAAAATTCAAAATTTAATTTCCTAGCTTCAAGCACCATAAATTTAAAAATGCAAAAATTTATCCAAATACCACAATCCACGCTAAACGAAACAAATTTTACTTTCCTTGATAAGAGCAAATTTGAGCTAAAAAGTAAAATCGAAAAAGTCGCAAAGCCATTAAAAGATTGGGGTGTGAATATCAATTATGGTGTTAAAACTGGACTAAACGAAGCTTTCATTATTGATAGTGACACCCGTGATAAAATTTTAAATAACTGCTTTGGAGAAGAAAGAGAACAGACACAAAAGCTCATAAGACCGATCTTAAGGGGTCGAGATATAAAGCGTTATGACTATGAGTGGGCTGGGCTATGGCTCATTTGCACATTTCCGGCGTTAAAGATAGATATTGAAAATTTTCCAAGTCTTAAGGGATATTTACAAACTTTCTTACCTTATATAGCACAAAGTGGCGAAACCATAAATGGTAAAAAATGCCGCAAAAAAACATCAAATAAGTGGTTTGAGACGCAAGATAACATCGCTTATTATGAGGAATTCGAAAAAGAGAAAATTTTATGTGCCAGAATGGTGCAAAGCCCAAAATTTGCTTACGATATAAATAATAATATTCCAGACAATACTGCATATTGCATAACTGGCGAAAATTTAAAATTTTTATTAGCTTTTTTAAATTCAACAGCTGTTTATAAAATTTTCAACTTTTTCTATGCTGGAGGCGGACTTGAAGGCGAAATAAAAATAAATCGCTTAGAGATTTTACCTATTCCCCAATTCACGCCACAAAATGAAAATTTAGCAAACGAGATAATAAATTTGGTCGATGAAATTTTAAAAGCCAATGAAAAAATCAAGCTTTACGAGAAGCACATGCCTACTTTAAGCCTTGATGAAAAGCTAGAAGCCAAAGAAAATATCGATGCACTAAACGACAAAATCAAGGCAAGTGACGAAAAAATAGACAAACTTGTTTTTGAGCTTTATGAATTAACGAGCAATGAAATCGCGCTTATAACGGGGGGGGGAATTGACGGTATAGTAAAAATTTACATATACATCTTACAAAGGGGAGAAAATGAACCAATTAGAGCTTTATTACAATCAGCCGCTTAA
- the rplD gene encoding 50S ribosomal protein L4 codes for MSKIHVLNDKFENSGELELPASYAEVNPHNLYLYVKSYLAGIRANTAHTKSRAFVSGGGKKPWRQKGRGGARAGSTRTNVWVGGAVAFGPTNEKNYFQKVNKKQKRLALEYALAVKAQDGKIFAVDSISIESGKTKDAANIIKNLKVKDALIVKDLLDDKTLLAFRNLANCYVVDANEVNAYLVSTFSSVIIEKAALKTITKEG; via the coding sequence ATGAGTAAAATTCACGTATTAAACGATAAATTTGAAAATTCAGGCGAGCTAGAGCTTCCTGCAAGCTACGCTGAAGTAAATCCGCACAACCTATATCTTTATGTAAAATCTTACCTTGCTGGTATAAGAGCAAATACGGCTCACACTAAAAGCCGTGCTTTTGTAAGCGGTGGTGGTAAAAAACCATGGAGACAAAAAGGACGTGGTGGTGCAAGAGCGGGTTCAACTAGAACTAACGTTTGGGTAGGCGGTGCAGTTGCATTTGGTCCAACAAACGAGAAAAACTATTTTCAAAAAGTCAATAAAAAACAAAAAAGACTAGCTCTTGAGTACGCTTTGGCAGTAAAAGCACAAGATGGTAAAATTTTCGCAGTAGATAGCATCTCAATCGAGTCTGGAAAGACAAAAGATGCAGCTAATATCATCAAAAATTTAAAAGTAAAAGATGCACTTATCGTTAAAGATTTACTAGACGACAAAACACTACTTGCTTTTAGAAATTTAGCAAACTGCTATGTAGTAGATGCAAATGAGGTAAATGCTTATCTTGTCTCTACATTTAGTTCGGTTATCATTGAAAAAGCTGCACTAAAAACTATAACAAAAGAGGGCTAA
- a CDS encoding S-adenosylmethionine tRNA ribosyltransferase encodes MRAFIGIFILIVSLFGYEINHENWAKFYKFIGEANGIKFEVYMNYFKDEFENFKQSKSFKVPAKISGHIFFDGTKYDYEKGNLEQNSSEISSLNAVSDKINLDVKNENGELKGKIIVKNKAYNATIKKEKEYEMLNIGIQMTEANGTRYEAIINDIFTKESAKKNKNKLLSTLYDLKSERKKWPNNQFESLDNIYYINDKIKSICTYKNNKTSCDVVLLKTNKKLKLKQIFKDINDPHLKAILATAGVSENFVLSPLGLTFLNEEQISVPLDELKPYFSDEIGL; translated from the coding sequence ATGAGAGCATTTATTGGGATTTTTATACTTATAGTAAGCCTATTTGGCTATGAGATAAATCACGAAAACTGGGCAAAATTTTATAAATTTATTGGTGAGGCAAATGGTATAAAATTTGAAGTTTATATGAACTATTTTAAAGATGAATTTGAAAATTTCAAGCAAAGCAAGAGCTTTAAAGTGCCGGCCAAGATAAGCGGACATATCTTTTTTGATGGTACAAAATATGACTACGAAAAAGGTAATCTTGAGCAAAATAGCAGTGAAATTTCATCGCTAAATGCTGTATCTGATAAGATAAATTTAGACGTTAAAAATGAAAATGGCGAGTTAAAGGGCAAAATAATCGTTAAAAACAAAGCCTATAATGCGACTATCAAAAAAGAAAAAGAGTATGAAATGCTAAATATTGGCATACAAATGACTGAAGCAAATGGCACGAGATACGAAGCTATAATTAACGACATATTTACCAAAGAATCGGCTAAAAAAAATAAAAATAAATTACTCTCGACACTTTATGACCTAAAAAGTGAGCGTAAAAAATGGCCAAATAACCAATTTGAAAGCCTAGATAATATCTACTATATAAATGACAAAATAAAAAGTATCTGCACATATAAAAATAATAAAACTAGCTGCGATGTCGTCTTACTTAAAACCAACAAAAAGCTAAAGTTAAAGCAGATTTTTAAAGATATAAACGACCCTCATCTAAAAGCAATCCTCGCAACAGCAGGTGTTAGCGAAAATTTTGTACTTTCGCCACTTGGGCTTACCTTTTTAAACGAGGAGCAAATTAGTGTGCCACTTGATGAGCTAAAACCATATTTTAGCGATGAAATCGGACTTTAA
- the rplB gene encoding 50S ribosomal protein L2 — MAIKSYKPYTPSRRYMTGLSSEDITAKPSVRSLLVKIPASGGRNNNGRITSRHKEAGAKKLYRIIDFKRRKFGIEGKVEAIEYDPNRNCRIALIAYKDGEKRYIIRPNGLNIGDVIASIDEGSLDIKPGNAMKLRFIPVGTIVHNVELKPGKGAQIARSAGGYAQLMGKEEKYVILRMPSGEMRQVLAECMASIGVVGNEDWANITIGKAGRNRHRGIRPQTRGSAMNPVDHPHGGGEGKKNSGRHPVTPWGKPTKGAKTRRKKASDKLIISRRKGK; from the coding sequence ATGGCTATAAAATCATATAAACCATATACACCTAGTCGTAGATATATGACTGGACTAAGCTCTGAAGATATAACAGCTAAACCAAGCGTTAGAAGCTTGCTTGTTAAAATACCTGCATCTGGCGGTAGAAATAACAATGGCCGTATAACTTCAAGACATAAAGAGGCAGGTGCAAAAAAACTTTATCGTATCATCGACTTCAAACGTCGTAAATTTGGTATAGAAGGTAAAGTTGAAGCGATCGAATACGATCCAAACAGAAACTGCCGTATCGCTCTTATAGCTTACAAAGATGGTGAAAAGCGCTATATCATTAGACCAAATGGCCTAAATATCGGTGACGTTATCGCATCTATCGATGAGGGTTCACTAGACATTAAACCAGGCAACGCTATGAAACTAAGATTTATCCCAGTTGGTACTATCGTTCATAACGTAGAGCTAAAACCTGGTAAAGGCGCTCAGATAGCTCGTTCAGCTGGCGGTTATGCTCAGCTAATGGGTAAAGAAGAGAAGTATGTTATCTTAAGAATGCCAAGTGGCGAGATGAGACAAGTACTAGCTGAGTGTATGGCAAGTATCGGTGTAGTTGGCAACGAAGACTGGGCTAACATCACTATCGGTAAGGCCGGACGTAATCGCCACCGCGGTATCCGCCCACAAACACGTGGTTCTGCTATGAACCCAGTTGATCACCCACACGGCGGTGGTGAAGGTAAGAAAAATTCAGGCCGTCACCCAGTTACTCCATGGGGTAAACCAACTAAAGGTGCTAAGACTCGCCGTAAAAAAGCTAGCGATAAGCTTATAATTTCAAGAAGGAAAGGAAAATAG
- a CDS encoding ATP-binding protein yields the protein MNQLELYYNQPLKSSKFIPRKYEIISPKTLIIGTISSGKTALVYEFLSHYKSEERLYVNLDDLRIDRALLLANLKEFLEKNAQIKVLAVENLQAADLINLDFLKGATLENIILTSKEFSLSLEGFARINLNYLDYEEFILFFKKNLDQDLLFSYFLAHGNEIASAFLDSSEVTAHLQQLLRANLSEQSVAILKECAPKCHDVLSTFGIYKNLKEQMKISKDSVYNAVASLNENGFIELVPNLDESSTSKKLYFTNFALRNALYLKKDFLAVFANVVFCELLKFKDEIYYTKEIDFFLNKRKIAIICVPFSAPEIIFLKFKKLHASLKELGVSKLQIISVANQAELSLEGIKCEILPFSRWSLGL from the coding sequence ATGAACCAATTAGAGCTTTATTACAATCAGCCGCTTAAATCAAGTAAATTTATCCCCAGAAAATACGAAATCATCTCGCCAAAGACGCTTATAATAGGCACCATTTCAAGTGGCAAAACAGCCCTTGTTTATGAGTTTTTGAGCCATTATAAAAGCGAGGAGAGACTTTATGTAAATTTAGACGATCTAAGGATAGACAGAGCCTTGCTTTTAGCAAATTTGAAAGAATTTTTAGAAAAAAATGCCCAGATAAAGGTTCTTGCAGTTGAAAATTTACAAGCTGCTGACCTTATAAATTTAGACTTTTTAAAGGGCGCAACACTTGAAAATATTATCCTTACAAGCAAGGAATTTTCGCTCTCACTTGAAGGCTTTGCACGCATAAATTTAAACTACCTTGACTACGAGGAATTTATACTATTTTTTAAGAAAAATTTGGACCAAGACCTGCTTTTTAGCTATTTTTTGGCTCACGGCAACGAGATAGCAAGTGCCTTTTTAGACTCCAGCGAGGTCACAGCTCACTTACAACAGCTTTTAAGAGCAAATTTAAGCGAGCAAAGCGTTGCAATTTTAAAAGAATGTGCTCCAAAATGTCACGATGTGCTTAGTACTTTTGGTATCTACAAAAACTTAAAAGAGCAGATGAAAATCTCAAAAGATAGTGTCTATAACGCGGTAGCCAGCCTTAATGAAAATGGCTTTATAGAATTAGTACCAAATTTAGATGAGAGCAGCACGAGCAAAAAGCTCTACTTTACAAATTTTGCACTTCGTAACGCTTTGTATCTAAAAAAGGATTTTTTAGCTGTCTTTGCAAATGTCGTTTTTTGCGAATTGCTTAAATTTAAAGATGAAATTTACTACACAAAAGAGATTGATTTCTTCCTTAATAAAAGGAAGATTGCGATCATCTGTGTGCCGTTTTCTGCACCAGAGATCATCTTTTTAAAATTTAAAAAACTCCACGCAAGCTTAAAAGAGCTTGGTGTAAGTAAGCTTCAAATAATTAGCGTTGCAAACCAAGCTGAGCTTAGCCTTGAGGGCATAAAATGCGAAATTTTGCCATTTTCTAGGTGGAGTCTAGGTTTATAA
- the rpsQ gene encoding 30S ribosomal protein S17, with protein sequence MALKREIQGVVLQKAGDKTATILVERRVMHPRYHKFVKRFKKYLVHDEKNETRAGDTVVAIECRPLSARKNFRLKAVLAKGVE encoded by the coding sequence ATGGCATTAAAAAGAGAAATTCAAGGTGTTGTTTTACAAAAAGCTGGAGATAAAACAGCTACTATTTTGGTAGAAAGACGCGTTATGCACCCAAGATACCATAAATTTGTAAAACGCTTTAAAAAGTATTTAGTTCACGATGAGAAAAATGAGACAAGAGCAGGCGATACAGTTGTTGCGATCGAGTGCAGGCCACTTTCAGCTCGCAAGAATTTTCGCTTAAAAGCTGTATTGGCAAAGGGAGTTGAGTAA
- the rplV gene encoding 50S ribosomal protein L22 produces the protein MSRAIIKFVRLSPTKARLIAREVQGMNAELALASLQFMPNRGAKFIANAISSAVANGGFEPEEVVVTSCRVDAGPVLKRFRPRARGTASKIRKPTSHVMVEVSKPEKKEA, from the coding sequence ATGAGTAGAGCAATTATAAAATTCGTAAGACTTTCTCCTACAAAAGCAAGACTTATAGCAAGAGAAGTTCAAGGCATGAATGCCGAGCTAGCACTTGCAAGCTTGCAATTTATGCCAAATCGTGGTGCTAAATTTATAGCAAACGCTATTAGCTCAGCAGTAGCAAATGGCGGATTTGAGCCAGAAGAGGTTGTAGTAACTAGTTGCCGCGTTGACGCTGGTCCTGTATTAAAGAGATTTAGACCAAGAGCAAGAGGAACAGCGAGCAAAATTCGCAAACCTACTTCTCATGTAATGGTAGAAGTATCTAAACCTGAAAAGAAGGAAGCATAA
- the rpsJ gene encoding 30S ribosomal protein S10, whose product MERIRLKLKAYDHRVLDRTVAAIVEAVKRTGADVRGPVPMPTKIKRYTVLKSPHINKDSREQFEMRIHARMLDIVAATPETVDSLTKLDLAPEVNVEVRAMK is encoded by the coding sequence ATGGAAAGAATCAGGTTAAAGCTAAAAGCTTACGACCATAGAGTTCTAGACCGCACTGTTGCAGCAATCGTAGAAGCTGTCAAACGAACAGGTGCCGACGTTCGTGGCCCGGTACCAATGCCTACAAAGATCAAACGCTATACAGTCTTAAAATCTCCACACATCAACAAAGACTCACGTGAGCAGTTTGAGATGAGAATACACGCTCGTATGCTTGACATCGTAGCTGCTACTCCAGAAACTGTAGATAGCCTAACAAAACTCGACCTAGCTCCAGAAGTTAATGTCGAAGTTCGTGCGATGAAATAA